GCCTCTATGGTAAGCTTAGCCATATTTTTTTCTAATTTTTCAACCTGTAAACTCATTTTAGTTTCCTCCTTGTTTTATGTACTTTACTTATCATATGTGATCCAATCCGGCCATTTTCATATACAATATAAAGTACATTATTCCTATTTTCAGCAGACATTTTGACATTAGTATATTATAACATAGCTGTTCTGTAAATACTATATTTAAATTTTCTCCTTAAAATATACTTAATCATTTACTATATAACATGACCTTGTTCTTTTATCTTTTCGGTAATCTTTTCCACTGTTTCTCTGCAAAGCTTATCAGTTTTAGCTTCTGCCATAACCCGTATAACCGGTTCTGTTCCGCTTTCTCTTACCAGTATTCTGCCATCCTTACCCAGTTCCTTTTCCAGACTAGATATCAAATCAGTTATTGCAGGATCGCTTAATACTGCCTTCTTATCCTTAACCTTTACATTTACCAATAATTGAGGAAAAATATTCACTTCTTTACAAAGTTCTGAAAGTTTAGCCTTGCTTTCCAACATAACTTCCATAATCTTTAATGATGTTAAGATACCGTCTCCCGTAGTAGCATGTTTGGCAAATATAATATGTCCCGATTGTTCCCCACCTATGGAATGTCCATTTGCCAACATATTTTCATATACATACTTATCCCCTACGGCTGTCTGCTCATAACGGATTCCTTCTCTTTCCAAAGCCTGATACAGACCCATATTGGACATAACAGTGGTAACAATTGTATTGTTGGCTAAATCATTTCTTTTTTTCATGTATACGCCACATAAATACAATATCAGGTCTCCATCAATAATATTGCCATTTTCATCAACTGCCAAACATCTATCTGCATCTCCGTCATAAGCAAATCCCACATCTAACTTATTATCCAGAACAAACTTCTGCAAAGACCTCATATCGGTGGAGCCGCAGTTTTTATTGATATTAGTCCCATCCGGTTCTCCATTTATTACATAGGTCTTTGCACCTATAGCGTCAAATACCCCTTTGGCTATAGATGTGGCCGAGCCGTTAGCCAAATCTAAACCTACCTTTTTACCTTGGAAGGAACGGGTGGCCAAAGATATAAGATAACCTATATAACGGTTCCTGCCTATGGCATAATCCACAGTTTTTCCGATGTTTTCTCTGGTTGCAAAGGGTATGTAGTCCTCTTCACTGTCTATGTATGCTTCAATTAACTGCTCCACCTCTGCTTCCAATTTATGACCGCTGCCGTTAATAACCTTTATTCCGTTATCATAATAAGGGTTATGGCTTGCAGAAATCATAATTCCACAATCAAATCCTTCAGTTCTTACAACATATGAAACACTAGGTGTGGTTGTTACATGAAGAAGATAGACATCTGCACCACTGGCTGTTAGTCCTGCCACAAGAGAATATTCAAACATATAACTGGATCTTCTGGTATCTTTCCCTATTACTATATTTGGCTTATGATTTTTCCCATAATAATAACCTAAAAATCTACCTACCTTATATGCATGCTCTACTGTCAAATTCACATTAGCCTCTCCGCGAAAACCGTCAGTGCCAAAATATTTTCCCATAATTAAAATCCTTTCCAAATGTTTACTAGCTGTTTTTATCTATAAATATATATGCTAAAAGATTATTGTAATTGCAAATATTATACTGGTTTGAATTTATTTTAACATATCCTAAGCTTATTTGAAAATAATATTTGAGAATATGACAAAAAAATATCACTGGTATCCCTAAACCAAAACCTATAATTTGCAGGCTTTTAAATTAAAAATGACCTGAATTACTTCTTCTGTTTCTTTTCAATTTCTCTGAACCGTTCAATTAATTCAATATACTGAGAGGTAAATGTCTTAATTATGGAAACCTTCAAATACCTAACTTGTTACAAAATATGTAGAAGCTTCACTAAACTTGATTTTAATATATGCATACATAAAAAAAGACTGCACTAAAGGTTTATCCTTTTGTGCAGTCTTTACTTTCTAGTTTATTGTTGTTGTCCGGACTGACCTGACATGGCTTGTTCCTGGCTGCGGATCATACGTCTAACCATTTCACCACCAACAGAACCGTTTTCTCTGCTGGTTAGGTTTCCGTTATAACCCTGAGTTAAAGGAACACCAAGTTCACTGGCAACCTCCATTTTGAAACGATTAAGAGCTTCCCTAGCTTCAGGAACTTCTATTCTGTTTGTACCACTATTATTGTTATTAGCCATTACTTTCACCTCCATTTTATTACTTAAAGCAAGCAATTAACAAAATCAAGTGTAGGTTCGGCGGTTTAATATATTTTTTACCGCTCATGATTTTTGTTTTTTGTTTGCCTGTAATCATATTGTTAACAGAGATGGCTAATATTATGATGGTAATTATTGTTCCAATAACCAAAGCTTATGTAAACTTGGTAAATTAAATTAATTTACAGAAATAACTAGAATTTTTGGATAACCTATTGCAATTTCCACTCCCTTTCCTTTCCCGGCTGCATAAACCAAACTTTCTGCCAACTCTCCTGCATAATATGATATAATATCTTGGTCCATGCTGCGTAAAGCCGGTATAATTTCACCTATTTCTCTCCTACTTCGTTTAATTTTTGATCTGATTTTCTTAACCGCCTTTGGTGTTTGAACACCACTTACACCGGCAGTAATGATAATATTTTTACAAACTTCACTTGGTAAATAGTAATATCCGTATTCGATTGTATCGTATAATGATTTATTATCTTTTGCTAAGCCTATTCTATCCATGGTGTTGAGTTTATCCCTCCCTCAATATGAAGCTATTGTAAATATATTCCATTTTCATACATTTGTCAACATTTATTACTAAATTAGCATGATATTTTATTAAATTATTGTTCATATTTGAGATTAATGAGAAAATTCTCTAAGAATCGGCAAAAAAACAGAGTATTCCAAAACATTCACAGAAAAATAAATGCTGTTTATAGAATACTCTGATATATTTTAAATTATTAATTTATCTTAAAAATTTATTTAACTACTATAAATTATCCGGTCTATTCTTCTCCGTTTGAAGCATTAATATGGGCTTGCCACTGTGCTTGAACCTTCTCTACTGCTTCCTTAGGTGATAGGGCTCCGGCATCTAAATCATATGTAACATCACCATAATCGATGCCAGGTATCATGGCTAATAATGATATGGTACCATGGCCAGGCTCATAGAATAAAGGTAAGGTCTCTTCTACAGCTCTAGCATCCCGGAATAATGTATAGTATTGGGTCTTCCAATCTTCATCCTCATATCCGGGGGTTGTTTCTGTGTATAAATTATAAGCAAATGCCACATCTTCTGCCCTTTCCTTATCTAAAGTAGCCGGCATTACTACGGTGTTTTCTGTAAATACTGTCATCATTTCACCTTTAGGTCCCTTAGGGAAGATTACAAAGCCCCAATCATCATCCATGTCCTTCCATGTACCAACTTTATATTGCTCTGCACATTGCATAGCAACCTTTCCGTCAATAAAGGCTTGAATAAACCAATCCCACTCTGATCCTTCAGGTTGAGGCATATGGTAACCTTTCTCATATAAGCTCCATCCCCATTCTAAAGCTTCAAGGAAATTCGGTTCACCGGTAGCATTATAGAACTTACTATCCTCATATCCTATAAATTTTGCATCATTGGAAAATACACAGCCTCTAAAGAAATCCTTGGAGAAACTGGCAATTCCATAAACATCAGGTACTCCGTCATTATCTAAATCACGGGTGCAACGTTTTGCAAGATCCTCTAATACTTCCCAAGTCCATTCACCCTTTGCCTGCAAATCATATGGAAGATTAGGGTCTATTCCTGCCTCTTCAAACAATCTCTTGTTCCAGAATACGCCCAGTCTAGGTTCCATCCTTCCGGTGGCCATGCCATAGGTATGCCCATTCATGGTCATCATTTCCTTAACCTGCTGATTCCATTTTTCCTGGGTAAAATCAAAATTCTCCAAAGTCTCAAGGGGATATAAAAGTCCCTGTTGTAAAGGAGCCGCAATATGCTCCGCATGCATTACAAAAATATCTGCTTCAGGATTACCACTCATAATCGATGTGGCTACAATCTCCGCATACTCAGTAAAAGTTCCAAGGTTTGCACGGGTTATAGTGAAATTATATTTCTCCATAAATTCTTCCCTATATCTTTGTGTGTCCTCTTCCCTTTTATTAGTTGGTTCCGGATTAGGATCAGTAGTCCACCAATCTCCAATCACTATAGTTGTGCCCTTAAGATCCTTCGGGGCTTCAGTGGGTTCAGGAGTTGGTGTTTGATCGTCTTTTTCATCACCATTCTCCACTACAGAATTATCTGTCTCTTTTCCCTTCTCCTTCTTCCCACAGGCTGTTAATGAAATAAGTAAGATTGAAGATAAAAGTAAAAACCCCCATAGTTTTTTCCAATTACCCTTCATAAAATACCTCCTTATATAAATATATTGTATATTTTACCATATTTTATCATAAATGGGAATATGCAATACCCGAATTACTATAGTAAATACCTAGTATTTTATGGGATACTATACCGTCATGGTCCATCATATAAATGTAGAAAATCCTTATAGGAGAGTGTGTCCTATGCTTTCAATATTATCTGCCCTTAACCAATTTATATGGGGTATCCCCATGCCTGTTTTATTATTTAGTGTACATATATATTTTACATTTTACCTAAAAGGCGTACAAAAACATATAGGAAAGGCCATAAGCTTATCTATCAAACCCGATAACTTTGCCGAAGGAGATATTAGCGGTTTTGCCGCTCTTTCAGCCACTTTAGCTGCTACCATTGGCACCGGCAATATAGTAGGTGTATCCACTGCCGTAGCCCTAGGTGGCCCCGGTGCCATATTTTGGTGTTGGCTTACAGGTCTTCTTGGTATGGCAACTTCCTATGCCGAATGTTTCCTTGGGGTACTTTATAGAAAAAGATCCAAAGATGGGACATATATTGGAGGCCCCATGTACGCCATTGAATATGGTATGAAGAAAAAATGGCTGGCTATGGCTTTTTGCTTCTTTACTTTAGTTGCCTCTTATGGGGTTGGCTGCTCCACACAAGCAAGAGCAATTACAGAAACAGCCCATACCTTATGGGGACTTTCAGAATATATAGTGGGAATTATAATAGCAATTATTGTTGGATTAGTTATTGTAGGAGGTATAGAATCTATCGGAAGAATATGTACCAAGTTAGTACCTTCCATGGGTTTTTTCTATCTCTTTGCATGTATATTTATCTTAATTATTAACCGAAATTTCCTACTGGCCGGCTTAAAAACAATTATTCAATCTGCCTTTCTTCCTTCTAAACTTCCGACAGCCTTAGCCGGAGGTTTTATCGGGGGAAGTCTTAAAACTGCTGCCAGATACGGAATAGCCCGAGGATTATTTACCAATGAGGCAGGTCTTGGCTCCGCAGCCATTGCTGCCGCCGGAGCTAAAACCTCCCATCCTTCCAACCAGGCTTTAATTTCCATGAGTGCTACCTTTTGGGATACTGTTGTTATGTGTGCCATAACCGGTCTTGTAATAGTTACAAATATCCTAAAAAATCCATCTTCTACTAAGGGTTATTCAATGGGTGAACTGACTACTGCTGCCTTTTCTCCTATACCCTTCGGAAGAACCGTCCTGGGAATATCCCTAATAGCATTTGCCGTAGCAACCTTAATAGGATGGTCATATTTTGGTGAAAAAGCTGTGGAGTATTTATTCGGTAAATCCGGTATAAATACCTACCGGCTATGTTACATTATTATGATTTACATAGGCTCCATTATGTCTATGAAACTGGTTTGGGAGCTGACTGATTTTGTCAATGCTTTAATGGCAATTCCAAACCTTCTTTGTCTAATGGCCTTACGTAAAAAAATTCAACCTTATTAACTGGAAATTATTTATAATGCCTATACATAATTTCTCCTGCTATTTTTTTGGCCGTATCCTCATCCAATAATTTTTTTATAATTGAAAGTGAAAAATCAATAGCTGTACCTAAGCCTTTTGAAGTAATTACATTACCGTCTTCTACCACATCTTCATTAAGTACTGTGGCATTAGTCAGTTTACTTTCAAATCCGGGATAGCAGGTTGCGGCCTTACCTGCCAAAATTCCTTTACTGCCCAAAACACTGGGGGCTGCACATATTGCTGCCATATTCTTATTCTTCATATGGAAATCCTTAAGCAACTTATCTAAACCGTCATGTTCCATTAGATGATTTGTACCGGGCATCCCTCCGGGAAGAACCAGCATATCCCCATCATTAAAATCAGCCTCTTCAAATAAAATATTTGCCAGTACACTTATCTTATGGGATCCTGTAACTTGAAGGCTTCCGGATATAGATACCATAACTACCTCAATTCCGGCTCTTCTTAGTAAATCTACCACCGTTAACCCCTCTATTTCTTCGAAACCTTCCGCCAGGAAAATATATACCTTTGCCATAATAAATTCCTCCTTCTTTTCATTTATGTGTTTATTATTTAATAGCTAGTATCTAAAGGACACCTTGTCCATATACAAAATTATTATAATGGAAGAAGCTTCCTTAATCAATAGAAAGACCTCTTCCATCTTATTTGGCAACTAGTTTACTATCATCAAATTTGATACTCCCACATTCTTCAATGTCAACATGGGCTTGCAATCTTTTATATTTTTGGGTCTTCCTTTTGGACATACCTCCAATGCATAACAATCATCATAAGGAACCTCAAATTCAAAACAGCCACAAGTTCCTACCATTTCAGAACAGATATATTCCTTACTTTCATCACATATCTTATAGAGTTTTACTATATATTCATGGGAGCAACGGCAGCTGCAGCCCCAAATACATCCAAAGATTTTACCTGGTATAATTTTGCAGTCTCTCACCTTCTCCCTAACCATTATCTTACGATAAATTATCCGTGTTCTGGATCCCGGACAGGGGACAGGTACCCTAACAGGATATGGCCTATACTCTATCCGTGTTTTGTCCGGAGGACAAGGGGGGCAAGGTTCAGGTTCAGGACAAGGCTCTGGTTCGGGGCAGGGTTTGGCCGGAGGACAAGGAGGACAGGGCTCAGGCTCCGGACAGGATGGGCATTCTTCTATAGGTGCTACAACAGATGGTGGAGTCGGTGTAGGAACCGGAACACGGGGCGCAGCAGGTGCCGGTGGGGGAATCTGTTCAGGAACTTCACATACTACTCCTCCTACAAAAGGATACAGATGAAATTCAAACCCGCTTCTTGCATTTACCGCAAAAGATCCAAGGGCAGCATTACCGCTTACATGACCTCCTGTTTGATGTCCATGAAACATAGCAGAAGGAGCAAGGATACTTCCCCATATTGCTGCCGGTACTTCCATATAAATATTAGAAGCATCTTCAAAAACATAAAGTGTCCTATTGGCCAATCTTTCTTCTCCCCAAAGCCCATATTGAATATGAGCATTATTACCTGTCCTAAATATTACGATTGCAATACTTCCTTCCGGTATTTCAAAACGAAGCTCTTTATTTAATATTCCATTTGGCCTTGCATCAATTATAAATACATTTTGAATCGGATCATTTCCCCTAAGAATTTTTTCATGGAAATGATCAATTACTTCTCCATTGGCACTAAGCCCTGTGATACATTGATGAAAATCTACTATACTTTCTCTGGCCTCATTAAAAAATCTGGTTACATCTGCACCAATTCTGTCTGCGGGGATATAGCGGGGTACATCATAACTTGATATAGCATAATGATTTCCTCTGTCAGCGGGCTTCCAATAAGGACTTCCATTTTGGGCCTGGTATAAATCCATAAGCTCTTGTATCTGATTTGACCTACCGTCTTTACCGATCATATAGGTACTTCCCTTTGCAGCGCGAAAACTTCCTCCTGCCACCACATGACCGATAACTACCAAGGGTCCCTCCATGGAAATATTTCTACCTACTAAAAATCTTACGGAAACGGGACTATATCCGGTTTCTGTAAGTTTTCCATCATTTCCATAGGCTAAAGAAAATCCTCTGGGACTTACAAAATCTCTTCCCACAGCAAAAGCCCCTTTTATATCAACAATGTTATTAGCATCTCCAAAAACAATGGCGTTAAAATAAGAGGCAATTCCGAATGGCTGACCTGCTATATCATACCAAGTTATATCATCATAAGGAAGGCCGGCATGTGAAATTCTACCGTCTCTTTGACCTAAAAACATAGATACCTCCATAATGCAAATCATTGCATTAACATTCTCAATTCAGTTTATTCATAAGAAAAATAATCGTGCGAAATATATCTATGTTTTTTTTAAATTGTATAGTATAATGTCAGATATCCGGTCATATACAAAATTTAATTTAAAAGGAGAATATTATGTATGAATGGATTATAGAAATCATGAACAAATTTGGACTATTAGGTATCTTTTTACTAATAACCATTGAAAACATATTTCCACCAATACCATCGGAAGTTATATTAACCTTTGGCGGTTTTATGACCACACCTGTAGACTCAACCATAACAATCTGGGGAGTTATCATTGTTTCAACTCTTGGTTCTGTAGTGGGAGCTATCATATTATATGGTATCGGTTTACTATTATCAGCAGAACGACTAGGTGCTATACTAGACGGAAAAATAGGAAAGCTCCTTGGCTTTAAAAAAGATGATGTATTTAAGGCCTGTGATTGGTTTAATAAAAAAGGTAAAATCACGGTACTGTTTTGTCGTTGTGTCCCTATTGTACGAAGTTTAATTTCCATACCTGCAGGTATGGCAAAAATGAGATTTGATCTTTTTGTTATTTTAACTACACTAGGCTCCTTTATCTGGAATATTATCTTAGTATACCTTGGAGCCGCAGCAGGAGCTTCTTGGGAGAAAATCGTAGAAGGCACAGATGTATATAAGACAATTACAGTCATCGTCCTAGGAGTTATTGCCCTAGCTGTTCTTATATGGTATATCCTTTACAGGAAGAAAAATAGCACTACAAATAATGATTCTAAAAACTAAGTTTATAAATATTGTTATAAAGTAAAAGCTTGTTTCAAACCATTTGAAACAAGCTTTTATTATTTATATTATATATCTTCTTCTGGCTCTTTTTTACTTCCTATATAGAGCTTAACCTTGTCTATCCTCTTATGTTTAACACTCTCTAACTTAAAGACCAGATTATCAATTTCTATAATTCTGTCATCCTCTTCCTTAGGTA
This genomic interval from Herbinix luporum contains the following:
- the glmM gene encoding phosphoglucosamine mutase, with protein sequence MGKYFGTDGFRGEANVNLTVEHAYKVGRFLGYYYGKNHKPNIVIGKDTRRSSYMFEYSLVAGLTASGADVYLLHVTTTPSVSYVVRTEGFDCGIMISASHNPYYDNGIKVINGSGHKLEAEVEQLIEAYIDSEEDYIPFATRENIGKTVDYAIGRNRYIGYLISLATRSFQGKKVGLDLANGSATSIAKGVFDAIGAKTYVINGEPDGTNINKNCGSTDMRSLQKFVLDNKLDVGFAYDGDADRCLAVDENGNIIDGDLILYLCGVYMKKRNDLANNTIVTTVMSNMGLYQALEREGIRYEQTAVGDKYVYENMLANGHSIGGEQSGHIIFAKHATTGDGILTSLKIMEVMLESKAKLSELCKEVNIFPQLLVNVKVKDKKAVLSDPAITDLISSLEKELGKDGRILVRESGTEPVIRVMAEAKTDKLCRETVEKITEKIKEQGHVI
- a CDS encoding alpha/beta-type small acid-soluble spore protein gives rise to the protein MANNNNSGTNRIEVPEAREALNRFKMEVASELGVPLTQGYNGNLTSRENGSVGGEMVRRMIRSQEQAMSGQSGQQQ
- a CDS encoding ABC transporter substrate-binding protein; protein product: MKGNWKKLWGFLLLSSILLISLTACGKKEKGKETDNSVVENGDEKDDQTPTPEPTEAPKDLKGTTIVIGDWWTTDPNPEPTNKREEDTQRYREEFMEKYNFTITRANLGTFTEYAEIVATSIMSGNPEADIFVMHAEHIAAPLQQGLLYPLETLENFDFTQEKWNQQVKEMMTMNGHTYGMATGRMEPRLGVFWNKRLFEEAGIDPNLPYDLQAKGEWTWEVLEDLAKRCTRDLDNDGVPDVYGIASFSKDFFRGCVFSNDAKFIGYEDSKFYNATGEPNFLEALEWGWSLYEKGYHMPQPEGSEWDWFIQAFIDGKVAMQCAEQYKVGTWKDMDDDWGFVIFPKGPKGEMMTVFTENTVVMPATLDKERAEDVAFAYNLYTETTPGYEDEDWKTQYYTLFRDARAVEETLPLFYEPGHGTISLLAMIPGIDYGDVTYDLDAGALSPKEAVEKVQAQWQAHINASNGEE
- a CDS encoding alanine/glycine:cation symporter family protein; the protein is MLSILSALNQFIWGIPMPVLLFSVHIYFTFYLKGVQKHIGKAISLSIKPDNFAEGDISGFAALSATLAATIGTGNIVGVSTAVALGGPGAIFWCWLTGLLGMATSYAECFLGVLYRKRSKDGTYIGGPMYAIEYGMKKKWLAMAFCFFTLVASYGVGCSTQARAITETAHTLWGLSEYIVGIIIAIIVGLVIVGGIESIGRICTKLVPSMGFFYLFACIFILIINRNFLLAGLKTIIQSAFLPSKLPTALAGGFIGGSLKTAARYGIARGLFTNEAGLGSAAIAAAGAKTSHPSNQALISMSATFWDTVVMCAITGLVIVTNILKNPSSTKGYSMGELTTAAFSPIPFGRTVLGISLIAFAVATLIGWSYFGEKAVEYLFGKSGINTYRLCYIIMIYIGSIMSMKLVWELTDFVNALMAIPNLLCLMALRKKIQPY
- a CDS encoding DJ-1 family glyoxalase III: MAKVYIFLAEGFEEIEGLTVVDLLRRAGIEVVMVSISGSLQVTGSHKISVLANILFEEADFNDGDMLVLPGGMPGTNHLMEHDGLDKLLKDFHMKNKNMAAICAAPSVLGSKGILAGKAATCYPGFESKLTNATVLNEDVVEDGNVITSKGLGTAIDFSLSIIKKLLDEDTAKKIAGEIMYRHYK
- a CDS encoding collagen-binding domain-containing protein, encoding MFLGQRDGRISHAGLPYDDITWYDIAGQPFGIASYFNAIVFGDANNIVDIKGAFAVGRDFVSPRGFSLAYGNDGKLTETGYSPVSVRFLVGRNISMEGPLVVIGHVVAGGSFRAAKGSTYMIGKDGRSNQIQELMDLYQAQNGSPYWKPADRGNHYAISSYDVPRYIPADRIGADVTRFFNEARESIVDFHQCITGLSANGEVIDHFHEKILRGNDPIQNVFIIDARPNGILNKELRFEIPEGSIAIVIFRTGNNAHIQYGLWGEERLANRTLYVFEDASNIYMEVPAAIWGSILAPSAMFHGHQTGGHVSGNAALGSFAVNARSGFEFHLYPFVGGVVCEVPEQIPPPAPAAPRVPVPTPTPPSVVAPIEECPSCPEPEPCPPCPPAKPCPEPEPCPEPEPCPPCPPDKTRIEYRPYPVRVPVPCPGSRTRIIYRKIMVREKVRDCKIIPGKIFGCIWGCSCRCSHEYIVKLYKICDESKEYICSEMVGTCGCFEFEVPYDDCYALEVCPKGRPKNIKDCKPMLTLKNVGVSNLMIVN
- a CDS encoding DedA family protein codes for the protein MYEWIIEIMNKFGLLGIFLLITIENIFPPIPSEVILTFGGFMTTPVDSTITIWGVIIVSTLGSVVGAIILYGIGLLLSAERLGAILDGKIGKLLGFKKDDVFKACDWFNKKGKITVLFCRCVPIVRSLISIPAGMAKMRFDLFVILTTLGSFIWNIILVYLGAAAGASWEKIVEGTDVYKTITVIVLGVIALAVLIWYILYRKKNSTTNNDSKN